GCACCGGCAGCAACCAACCCCGCCCCCGTTGTAGCTCTTGTGAACGCCAGGTGAACGGACGCGCCAGGATGGCCTCACGCAAGTGCTGCCTCAAAGGCCTTTAGCTCGCCTTCCGGAAATCCAAGTTGCGCCCGACGCCTCCCGTTCCCTCCCATCATCCATATCCATGGCTTACTTCTCATCACACTCACACATCATTGTTGACCCTTCTCTTTCAGCATTGGCCACTCTCCTCTCGAGCGTGTCGAATGGCGAAGTTTAAAAGGCTGGGGAATCGTTGTCTGCACTGCATATCATCCATGTTTATGTGCGACGGTCGTCTCTGACCTCCTGACACCCAGTGTATCTCTCGATGGTTGGCACCGAATGGGTTTGAATGAACTCAACCACTACGCGTTTGCTTGTTAGCCATGTCAATGCTACCATCTGGTGGTAAATCTTGAAACATAGCTGCATATGCCTGCTGCATCAGTGGCTAGTGGTCCATCACACCACATCAACACGATCTTTTTCATTTATTTTGGATTTGTACATTACATAAGTTAGACTATGAAGCAGCAACATTATGTACATTACATAGTCGTGGCTTGAGGCGTGTTCTGTAATCGAAATGTTCAGTTCAGGTCTTCAGGATGTATGCTGGCTCCAGTCCCACCGATATCTCTGAATTTGTAACAGCAAGCTGATCATCGAAGCATTCAGAAAAAGTTTATGCCGATTCAGCTAAGTCCCTGCGCAAATGCTCACGGATATTCTTCCAGTACTCACTGCTACAAAAACTATTTGTACGGACGTCTCGTTTTTCTTCTAGGAGCGGCCTAAAAGGTAACCCGctcttataaaagaagcagggTTGCCGTAGCAATTCACCCGACTCtggaaatatatttttagaaGCGTCACCCATCTCAAAAAAATGCACGAAACAATCCGCACGGCTCGATCGGCCTGCACAGTTTCTTTCTTTTCACGTTAGGAGCTCCTGTTGCACTAGATTAGCCCACATATTAAAGGCCAATGCAGCACCGGTCTAAAATATAGTCAAAATTATAGAAAAAAGGCCATTGTTTGCAAATCATTATCCTATTCAAATTGTGATTGCACTATTATACACTTATACTTCCGATTGTTAAAATTAGATCACACTTTAACTATATATGAATTGTTTTCTTGGAACATTTCTATTTGTTCTCAAATATTTGTTCCGGAACAATTTTTTTTAAACATTTTGTTTTTTTGAAATATTTTTGATTTTTTTGTCGGAATGATGTTTCAAATTATCTTTTATTTGTTTCTTCTTCCGCTAGTTACGTGAGCCTGCATATGCCTAGCagcgggccggccggccgcacaccaacaccccccccccccccgcccccacccccctcccccgccgcgccgctgccgGTCGTGGATCGCACGAAGCAGCTGCAATATTCCTCGGACCGCCGCCGATTAGATAGGGTAACTAAATTTTAGCCTGATCACATCAAATATAAATtacaagtattaaatataggctaattataaaaccaattgcataaataaaGACTAATTCGCTATacaaatctattaaatctaattaatccatcattaataTATATTTTCTGTAGCACAATATGgtcaaattatggactaattagatttaatggaTTCGTCCTGCGAATTAACCTCAatctgtgcaattagttttgtaattagtctatatttagcACTTCTAATTATATCAAACATTCGATGTAACAAAAactaaagtttaaaatttagTTGGAGCGATCCAAGAAGCTCCTAAACACACATAGCACGGTGTTCCATTCCAGAGCTAAGAGGTCAGCAACAGCACAAGCACAGAAAATCGCGGGAACACGTTCGGCTTCATTTACTGCGAAGATGTGCTCACGAGCTGCATGATTAGCTGTAAGAGTTGCCAGTTTCTCGCTCATGTGCCTGACGAACAAGCAGGACACTGAAGCAGCCAAACAGGCGTAAATTCAGTTACAGCCATACACCGGAGAGGCACCAAGATGTGCACAGCAGCGAGAGAGAGGCAGAGCAACTCATAAATACCAGTCAAAAAAAGGTGATGCATTTCATTTACAACAGCCCGGCCTGTCCCATGCCGGGCGCATGGTTCAATTCAATGCGTTCTCCAGGATCCAAGAAACTCCATGGCCTAGCTCTGAATCACAAGCGCATGAATGCTTCAGATTCATGGCGCTCACGGGACACCTCTGACAGATCCATCCACCCCACTCGTGTTGTGATTACACCAAGAACCACCACAGCAATCCCCATCCTGACCCACACCACATCTTCTTCCATTTGGACGCTTCTAAACCGAACATCAAGAGGAACAATGGACATCATCTACTGGGAATCCTACACCTATTTCCTGCACTGTGCTACTATGGTTTTACTACCTTCTTACTTGGATCTCTACTTGGGAGAAAAATTTTTTGGGGCCCTAGAGTTAGAGAGACAGAGCAACGGGGGATCATGACATTGTGTGCTTGGATATGACCTCGCCGAACCGCACGAACCACTGCTCGTCGGAGGAGCTGTTGTCGCCGATGTCATCGGACACGTCGTGCTTCATGTCGGCCGTCGTCGTCGCCAGGAAGCGGGTGTAGTCGCCGGCCGCCCCCTTGGTCGTGGGAGGCTTCACGGCGGGTGCCGGCAGCAGGGAGAGCAGCACCCTCGCGACCTCGTGCATGGTCGGACGGTCGGCGGGGTGCCGCTTGGTGCACAGCAGGGCGAGCTGGAAGGCCTTCCGGACCAGGTTCATGTCCGTGCACGTCACCGACACCTCCGAGTCCACAGCCTCCATCACCGTGTTGTCATCAGCCTTAGAGAGTATCTGCACGTGCAAGGAACATCTATCACTCACGCAGAGCATTCCAAGGAATCAGAATACTGCTAAATATTAATGCATCACATTCTTCTCATTGCTCAGTACTGACTAGCATGGAGCAATTAAAGAAGGATCTGGTAAAGGAATTCAGCGTGGTGACTTACCAATTGATGCAAGTTGGATTCATTGTCGACGGCCTTTTTCCCAGTGAGCAGCTCCAGAAGGACGACGCCAAAGCTGTAGACATCAGATTTCTCATTGAGCCTTGACGTCCGGGCATACTCTGGATCAATGTAGCCGATGGTTCCCAGCACGTAGGTGGAGGCATGGGACTTGGCAGCCGGGACACATTTGGCGATGCCGAAATCAGAGAGGTGCGCTTCAAAGTTCTCATCAAGCAGGATGTTTGAGGACTTGACATCCCTGTGGACTATGCGAGGGTTGCAGTCATGGTGAAGGTAGGCCAGTCCTTGCGCAGCACCCACCGCGATCTTCAGCCTTGTGTCCCAATCAAGCTTCACCTTCTTTGATGGACCTGAAAGTGACCAAGTATCACCACAGATATGTTTAATGAGGAATCTGTAAAAGAATGCATGGAAGGAAACGGCGCGAATAAAAGCTCAGAAATCCTAACCATGAAGAAGGTCCCACAGGGAACCATTTTCCATGTAATCATAGAAAAGCAAGTTTCCATGAGGAGAGAGTGAGAAGCCATGAAGGCTGACGAGATTCCTGTGTCGGATGCTACCGATTGTCTCCAGTTCTGTCTCAAACTCACGGAGGCTGTGATTATACTGACTGTAAAGCCGTTTGACAGCGATGGCCTTGCCGCTCTTGAGATCACATTTGTACACAGTACTTGATGCGCCGTAACCAATGATGTATTTCTCACTAAAATTCTCAGTCAACCTCATAATTTCTTCATAGGTATGGGAAGCCATGTCCATTTGAAGGACTACTAGCTTTGGTGGTCCTGAAACATGATCAGGAAAAATAATAGATGAGTATCAACATGTTAGGACATGGCTCTGGAATATATTGCAATGCAAGGGGTGAGTGACATATGCACAAACCTTGCACTGGCTTGTCAGATCCTTTCTCAGGTGGAAGTGGCTTATTTGTTTTGTATATTGCCAGCAGCATAATGCAGAGTAATATGATGAAGCCTAAAATAATGCAAGCAACTGCTGTCCGAGAAATATTAACTGTAGTAGTCATAAAAGCATGGGTTAGAACTTAGAAGCAAATAGAGAACTGGCTGCTGAGGACTAGCTCAGAACTTATGGTACCTTTTGTTCCATGAGAACGTCCACAGATGGAGTCTTGGCAGTACACGTGGAGCATAGGATTACCCACAAAGCTGCTTTTAGATACCGGTTTCTGTCAGAAACTATAATCCAATAGAAAAATTGATATCAAAGACTGCAGATGGAGCCATTTGTTTACCTATCCATTGGGAATTTTGAGAAATTCTTTGCCGATGGGACGTGTCCAGAGAAGTTGTTGTATGACAAATTCCTGAAATGAAAATAACGCATGATTTAATGCTGGAGAAATAATTAACAATGCTTCTAGGACAAAGTTAGCACAGAAAACATACAAGGTAACTAAGCTGAAGCAGTTAGCCAGCTGAGCAGGGATCTCCCCAACCAAATTGTTGTTGCTAAGAATCCTGTGTAAGAAAACCACAGATCAGTAAAGTTCTACCGTGGTATGCAGTAGAAATCAAAATAATAGTACCATGAAGGAGGACTCACAAGCTATCAAGGTTTTGCAACTGTCCAAGTTCTTCAGGGAGATAACCGGACAAGTTGTTGCTGGATATGTCGCTGTACGTAAAGAATAGTTCAGATGAATAAATATTACTGCATGATTACTAAACATATGACAAGGGTGTTCACTTACATTACTTGGACGCTTCTCAAGTTTCCAAATTCAGCAGGGATAGATCCCATAAGATGGTTTTTACTCAAATTCCTGCATGAACAGTTGTGGACATCAGGCAACAATGCACATAGAAAAGACAACATGAATTCTGAAAGGCTGGTTTTTAACATACAATTCAAGAAGATGCTCGAGATCACCAATAGTGGGAGGAACTGGTCCAGAGAATTCATTGTAGGAAAGATCCCTGTGCCAAAATGGAGGAAAAAGTAGATATCAAAATGAAGTGGCAGTGATGTAACACATAATTCGGAGAATTCATAGGACTAGGTAACAAATAAATAGGTAAAGGGTTTCCTTACAGTGTGTCCAAGTTGACTATGTGACCAAGTTCAGAGGGAATCTGGCCTTTGAAATTGTTTGAAGAAAGGTTCCTAtaataattttaaaataaaatcaaCTACATATCAGACTAGTAAAACAATAAAAGGAAATAATAATGTGCTCTCAGTGGCAACAGTTGTAAGCAAGCTGCTGCACGTGCAACTACTCACAGGTATGTCAAGCTCTCCAACTTCTGGAAACCACCAGGGATAGAGCCATTCAGTTTATTGCCATACACATTGCTGAGAACAAAATAAACACGATTAAGCATGAGAAAAACATAATTTTTCTATTGAAACCTGCAATAAATGCATGCACACAGACTTACAATTTGTTCAGTGCACTGCAAGAACTGATGTTTGCAGGAATATGACCCTCAAGATTGTTGTTGGCAAGATTTCTAAAGAATTATACAACTTATCAGAAAATGCAGAGATCAAAATAAACATTAATTTGTATACTTGAATATGGGATAGGTTCTTACAATTCAAATAATTCTGTGAGCTTGCCAAGCTCAGCTGGAATGGTGCCTTCTAGTTCATTATCATTCAGCTGCCTGGATGGAAGTAATGTTGAACTTCATTAAGATCACACATCAACATAAATGCAAAACTGTTAAGATAACAGTTACTTACAAGTAGCTAAGTTTACTCATGTTCCCCAGTTCTGGTGGTATGTGTCCAGTAAGTTTGTTGCCATGTAAATAGCTGAAAAAGAATGGTTATACAAACCATTAATAAAAGAAAATGATGGTTTGTGAAAGAAGAGTATTGTAGTTGATACTAACAGTTTGCCAGTGTATGATAGGTTGCCAAGTATAGGAGGAATCGGCCCTACCAGTTCATTCTCGCTCAGGTCTCTGAGAAATAAATTTGGAAAACTGTTTATGGAAAAGTAAAGTAACCAGTAATGGTGGACTGAAGTGTTttattacactttttactcacaGGACAGCAAGAGCCTGCATGAGGCCAATCACTTCTGGAATTCTCCCAGTCAGTCTATTTCCTTGAAGTGACCTGGAAAAAAAACAATGCAAGGATTAAACAGAAGGCCTGCATGCGAGCACCTACTTGTGCATGGGGGCACAAGTGAGCTAAAGAACTACCTAAATGAAAGAAAACACAGCACTGCAAGATTATGAAAAAGTAAAAGTATTGAAGATTTGAAGAAATCAGATGATTACAGTGTGGCTACTTGAAGGTATCCTATGTTGTAAGGTATCTCTCCAGAGATTTGGTTGTATGAAATATCCCTGCATGCCAAATAGGAAAGAAAATTAGGATCCTAAACTAAGGAGAACCAAAACACCAACACAATCGTCAGGGCCAACATACAGAATTTCAAAGCTAGTGCAGTTCCCTATGCCCTCTGGAATGGTTCCTGTGAGATTGTTCCCCCTTACATCACTGCATATATGGAAGGCAACCCAGTGTCAACAAGATCAAACTGTACACATGAATCAGACCATACAGTGGAGCAGAGGAGTAAACTTACAAGTACCACAGGCCAGTCAGTTGGCACATATCAGGTGTCAAAGTTCCAGTCAGTGAGTTACCCCTCAAGCCTCTGAGGATCAAGAGAACAGAAATGTTATCATCTGAAAACATATTCTACAGTACGCAAAAAAAGTGTTGTAGAGTTCTTACAGGTACTGCATTACTTCATTCCAGTAGATGAGCCTCGGGATGTCACCGGTAAGTTTGTTCTGAGCTAGATCCCTGTTCCAAAGGAACAAATGAGCATTTCATTACCAAGACAACATAAGTGACAAAAAAGCATCACAAAAGAAAATTCCTTTGGTGTGGACAATAAAGCACAAAGGTAGGTGAAACAAACAGAACAAAAAATCATCCAATGTGTCCAGCAATCATAAAAGAAGTAAAGAGTCACGGATAGAGAAAGGTCCTAGGAAGCTTACAAGGTCTTGAGATTTGGAATCTGGGACAGCGTGGAAGGGATGGGTCCCGTGAGTTGGTTGTTCTTCAAAATCCTGCACCAAGAAAAGGAGAGGAAAATGTCACAAAACCAGCAATCTAAAAGCAGTAAAAAGAGTAGGTAGCAACACATAAACCATAAACAAACAAATTTCCGGAACCACAACAAATGTCTGTATCACACAAGATAATCATGAATGCAGCATGTGCAACTGCCTCCCATTTTCTACTGCAACCACTTAGTTACCCCAAATATAGGTGCAAAAGTTACCATGTCTCAAAAGTCATAGCTCATGCTAAAAAGGCAGTAAGGAAGCAGGAATGGAGTGTGCTTACAGGTCCTCAAGCTGCTTGAGCTTGGAGATGGAGAAGGGGATGTCTCCATACAGCAAGTTCCCAGACAAATCCCTGCAGAGACAAGAAAAAAACAGAGACCAATTAAAAAATGCTTATCTACAGCAAAAAGGCAGTAACACAATAAAAGAAGACTTGGATTTAGGGACGTACAGATATTTTAAGGAGACACAATCCCCAATCTCATCTGGGATTTGGCCTGTGAGCTTGTTCAGCTTGAGATCCCTGCACGAGCAAATCATTAGCACACAAATAAACTAATCAGCAAGCAAATCTAGGATGTGTCGGCCTAAAGCAAATAAAATATTAAAGAACCGTGTCACATCATGGCACGAGTGGTCATATCAAATCAGGTGTAGGATTGAAAATAGGGATACGGGTATAGTGAAATGCACAAAATCTCAGGCGGATGCAAGGGAGGGGGAACTGTACGGTCCTCCGAGTCATCAATCAACTTACACGAACTGTAGGCTCTTGAGCTCCCCTATAGCCGGCGAGATCTCCCCTCCTAGGTTTAGATTTGACAGGTTCCTGTTTTTTCCACAGAAAACAATCTCATCAGAAGATTGTTATCATTTTTCAGCAAACATATAAAAAACGACCCTTCATTTTTTTTCCCCAACAAAATGGGCAACATGAACACAGGGTCCATATAAAAAAAATCGAACTTTGTTTCTCTCAGGTATGCTACGGCCTACGGCACAGAATGTTTCAAGAATAAAGCTTGATTGGCCAAAACACGCTGCAATGCCCAAAAAAGAGACAAACATTCCAGCGAGTGCTTGCTCCTGATCGAAACGCAAGAAAGACACCGCAAGCAACCCACGCGGAGCAACAAAATGCAGGAAGCACGGCAAGACTGCAAGAAGATTTTCGAGAGCACCGCCACGCAGCCGCGAGAAACGAGACGGCACAAGGAGGCGGAGGAGAGATCGCAGAGTGTACGCACAGGCCGACGACGGCGAAGGAGGCGCTGTCGCAGGCGACCCCGCGCCAGGCGCAGTGGTCGCGGCCGCCGTCCCAGTCCACGAGCGTGTTGGCCGCGTTCCCGAACCCGGCCTTCACCGCCATCAGCGCCCGCCCGtccccttcccctcctcctccggcctCAACCTCCGCCGCTACCGCCGCAAgaaccagcaccgccgccgccgccgccgaccaccaCGGCAGCAGCGCCATCCCGCGCGAGTCCGCAAGAGGGAACCTTCCGAAGCCTTCTCCCTCCCAGCCCCCAAAGCCACCACCTTTCAGGCAACAAACACTCAGCCAGCCTGGGCCAAGAAGTCCGGGCCACCACCGTTGCCTGCGAGCTCGTCGTCGCAGCTAGCACGGGCACAAGTGCCGCCGCTCCGTGTCCATGTGACGAGCAGGagggagggaagggaggagTAGGAGTGCGACGGGGTCTGCGTGCGATGCGTTTTTGTGGTGGTGCTGGCGATAGCGACGTGACTGTGGTTGCTTTCGGGGGGCAGCCGCTGCTGCACTGCGcgcagtgagagagagagagatcagaGCGAGAGCGTGGTAGGGTGGTGgtaggagagagagagggggggggggaagagggaggaggaagggggTGTTAAGGCTGACGGTCCCGGGCCCACCGCGCCAGAGACTGGGCCCGTCGCAGAGGGGATACGTGTAGCCCGTAGGGGCCCGTGGGCCTCCTGTTTTCAAACTCCTCCGCCCCGTTTGGCACGTTGCGGCGGCCAGGCTGCAAGCTCAATGACACGCGGGTCCGGCACCCACCTGGACCACCTGTCAGTGAGAGGAGCAGCGGCCCGCCGTCCTCGGCAGGGGATCCTGGACCCACCTGTCGGCGAGGGTGGGTGGAGGTTTAAGCGGGGCAAGGC
The genomic region above belongs to Panicum hallii strain FIL2 chromosome 4, PHallii_v3.1, whole genome shotgun sequence and contains:
- the LOC112888477 gene encoding LRR receptor-like serine/threonine-protein kinase ERL1 isoform X2, which translates into the protein MALLPWWSAAAAAVLVLAAVAAEVEAGGGGEGDGRALMAVKAGFGNAANTLVDWDGGRDHCAWRGVACDSASFAVVGLNLSNLNLGGEISPAIGELKSLQFVDLKLNKLTGQIPDEIGDCVSLKYLDLSGNLLYGDIPFSISKLKQLEDLILKNNQLTGPIPSTLSQIPNLKTLDLAQNKLTGDIPRLIYWNEVMQYLGLRGNSLTGTLTPDMCQLTGLWYFDVRGNNLTGTIPEGIGNCTSFEILDISYNQISGEIPYNIGYLQVATLSLQGNRLTGRIPEVIGLMQALAVLDLSENELVGPIPPILGNLSYTGKLYLHGNKLTGHIPPELGNMSKLSYLQLNDNELEGTIPAELGKLTELFELNLANNNLEGHIPANISSCSALNKFNVYGNKLNGSIPGGFQKLESLTYLNLSSNNFKGQIPSELGHIVNLDTLDLSYNEFSGPVPPTIGDLEHLLELNLSKNHLMGSIPAEFGNLRSVQVIDISSNNLSGYLPEELGQLQNLDSLILSNNNLVGEIPAQLANCFSLVTLNLSYNNFSGHVPSAKNFSKFPMDSFVGNPMLHVYCQDSICGRSHGTKVNISRTAVACIILGFIILLCIMLLAIYKTNKPLPPEKGSDKPVQGPPKLVVLQMDMASHTYEEIMRLTENFSEKYIIGYGASSTVYKCDLKSGKAIAVKRLYSQYNHSLREFETELETIGSIRHRNLVSLHGFSLSPHGNLLFYDYMENGSLWDLLHGPSKKVKLDWDTRLKIAVGAAQGLAYLHHDCNPRIVHRDVKSSNILLDENFEAHLSDFGIAKCVPAAKSHASTYVLGTIGYIDPEYARTSRLNEKSDVYSFGVVLLELLTGKKAVDNESNLHQLILSKADDNTVMEAVDSEVSVTCTDMNLVRKAFQLALLCTKRHPADRPTMHEVARVLLSLLPAPAVKPPTTKGAAGDYTRFLATTTADMKHDVSDDIGDNSSSDEQWFVRFGEVISKHTMS
- the LOC112888477 gene encoding LRR receptor-like serine/threonine-protein kinase ERL1 isoform X1; translated protein: MALLPWWSAAAAAVLVLAAVAAEVEAGGGGEGDGRALMAVKAGFGNAANTLVDWDGGRDHCAWRGVACDSASFAVVGLNLSNLNLGGEISPAIGELKSLQFVDLKLNKLTGQIPDEIGDCVSLKYLDLSGNLLYGDIPFSISKLKQLEDLILKNNQLTGPIPSTLSQIPNLKTLDLAQNKLTGDIPRLIYWNEVMQYLGLRGNSLTGTLTPDMCQLTGLWYFDVRGNNLTGTIPEGIGNCTSFEILDISYNQISGEIPYNIGYLQVATLSLQGNRLTGRIPEVIGLMQALAVLDLSENELVGPIPPILGNLSYTGKLYLHGNKLTGHIPPELGNMSKLSYLQLNDNELEGTIPAELGKLTELFELNLANNNLEGHIPANISSCSALNKFNVYGNKLNGSIPGGFQKLESLTYLNLSSNNFKGQIPSELGHIVNLDTLDLSYNEFSGPVPPTIGDLEHLLELNLSKNHLMGSIPAEFGNLRSVQVIDISSNNLSGYLPEELGQLQNLDSLILSNNNLVGEIPAQLANCFSLVTLNLSYNNFSGHVPSAKNFSKFPMDSSFVGNPMLHVYCQDSICGRSHGTKVNISRTAVACIILGFIILLCIMLLAIYKTNKPLPPEKGSDKPVQGPPKLVVLQMDMASHTYEEIMRLTENFSEKYIIGYGASSTVYKCDLKSGKAIAVKRLYSQYNHSLREFETELETIGSIRHRNLVSLHGFSLSPHGNLLFYDYMENGSLWDLLHGPSKKVKLDWDTRLKIAVGAAQGLAYLHHDCNPRIVHRDVKSSNILLDENFEAHLSDFGIAKCVPAAKSHASTYVLGTIGYIDPEYARTSRLNEKSDVYSFGVVLLELLTGKKAVDNESNLHQLILSKADDNTVMEAVDSEVSVTCTDMNLVRKAFQLALLCTKRHPADRPTMHEVARVLLSLLPAPAVKPPTTKGAAGDYTRFLATTTADMKHDVSDDIGDNSSSDEQWFVRFGEVISKHTMS